The Halodesulfovibrio sp. genome contains a region encoding:
- a CDS encoding ATP-binding protein — protein MSKIRPLPAKKLRAKLALSHIPYKSSSDIKLDATCVHAPQPRAMQALELALHIKDNGYNIFLAGSANLGRNYMLQEYLKERAKALPVPPDMLYVNNFEDPDAPILLTVPAGKGRALKQDFSQAISNIRKELPKRFEGDSYLKKRTIIMDQFTEERDALFKEMDSIAGKEGFHMDLDEQGSITLYPLIDGKRLSEEEFERIDEELKKSLKAKGDKLLQALNTLLRNMNNAEQSLRTKEKNLDKELTTEVLDELLQPVVKEYEECCHSERLSEYFKAAREDILEHVEALLPKEPAGVPLSLPEALQQQHPEDATAPYDINVFVDHSETKGAPIILDDHPTIANLLGCIEREAEMGALITDFSLIKSGSLHQANGGFLLLHIEDVLSQNGSWEGLMRALRSGLVRIEDSEEGQETTKTKGIEPEPLLLDLKVILIGAEDFYEQLLASDDRFPKLFKIKAHLNDAMPRGDEGYAVYLHRMAGIIDDCDLLPFTKDAMAEVIDYGSRIVEDQTRLSLKFPLLREIMIEASALASMDKKESVDGATVHKTLITRHYRNNLYEELFFEEYDRDLIKVTTQGEKIGRVNGLSVSMYGDFEFGLPHQIASTVGVGHGGVIDLERDAELSGPIHTKAMMILKSYLIGMFAHNKPLVLTGSLYFEQGYAGVEGDSASGAELAALLSALAEVPLSQSYAFTGAVSQSGEILAVGGVTRKIEGYFDICSRRGLTGQQGVILPKDNVDQLMLKREIADKVDEGLFNIYPVTHIEEALELLTGMKCGSRRKDGSFTPNSLFDLVDRRLKELGRLATHAYKQNKK, from the coding sequence ATGAGCAAGATTCGGCCTCTTCCTGCCAAAAAACTGCGCGCTAAGCTTGCGCTGTCCCATATTCCCTACAAAAGCAGCTCTGATATAAAACTGGATGCTACCTGTGTTCATGCCCCTCAGCCACGGGCAATGCAGGCGCTTGAGCTTGCCCTGCATATTAAAGACAACGGTTATAATATTTTTTTAGCAGGTAGTGCCAATTTGGGTCGAAATTATATGTTGCAGGAGTATTTGAAAGAACGGGCAAAAGCGCTGCCGGTTCCACCAGATATGCTGTACGTGAATAATTTTGAAGATCCGGATGCGCCTATTCTGCTTACTGTTCCAGCAGGGAAAGGACGTGCGCTTAAACAGGATTTTTCTCAGGCTATATCCAACATCCGTAAAGAGTTGCCGAAGCGCTTTGAGGGTGACAGTTACCTGAAGAAACGCACCATCATTATGGATCAATTTACTGAAGAACGCGATGCGCTGTTCAAAGAAATGGATTCTATTGCCGGAAAAGAAGGCTTCCACATGGATTTGGATGAGCAGGGTAGCATTACCTTGTATCCTCTGATTGATGGCAAGCGTCTTTCAGAAGAAGAATTTGAACGGATTGATGAAGAGTTAAAGAAAAGTTTAAAAGCGAAGGGTGATAAGCTTTTGCAGGCGCTCAATACGTTGCTGCGTAATATGAATAATGCAGAGCAGAGCCTTCGAACAAAAGAGAAGAATTTAGATAAAGAGCTGACGACTGAAGTACTGGACGAACTGTTGCAGCCAGTTGTCAAAGAATACGAAGAGTGCTGTCACAGCGAAAGGCTGAGTGAGTATTTCAAAGCAGCCCGTGAAGATATTTTAGAGCATGTTGAGGCGCTGTTGCCGAAGGAACCTGCCGGTGTTCCGCTTTCGCTACCGGAAGCCTTGCAGCAACAGCATCCTGAAGATGCAACTGCACCATATGATATAAATGTGTTTGTGGATCACTCCGAAACAAAGGGTGCGCCAATCATTCTGGATGACCACCCGACGATTGCAAATCTGCTGGGTTGCATTGAGCGTGAAGCAGAGATGGGTGCTTTAATTACGGACTTTTCTTTGATTAAGTCCGGTTCCTTGCATCAGGCAAACGGCGGTTTTTTGCTCCTGCATATCGAAGATGTTTTATCACAAAACGGTTCATGGGAAGGGCTTATGCGCGCCCTGCGCTCTGGTTTGGTGCGCATTGAAGACAGTGAGGAAGGGCAGGAGACAACAAAAACCAAAGGTATCGAGCCTGAACCACTTTTGCTTGATCTGAAAGTGATTCTTATCGGTGCTGAAGATTTTTATGAGCAGTTGCTTGCTTCGGATGACCGCTTTCCAAAGCTGTTCAAAATAAAAGCGCACCTGAATGATGCTATGCCACGCGGTGATGAAGGCTATGCCGTCTATCTGCATCGTATGGCAGGTATTATTGATGACTGCGACTTATTGCCGTTTACAAAGGATGCGATGGCAGAAGTTATTGATTACGGCTCCCGCATTGTGGAAGACCAGACTCGTCTTTCTCTCAAGTTTCCTTTGCTTCGAGAAATCATGATCGAAGCCTCGGCTTTGGCATCTATGGATAAGAAAGAATCTGTTGATGGTGCGACAGTGCATAAGACGCTCATTACACGGCATTATCGGAATAATTTGTACGAAGAGTTATTCTTTGAAGAGTATGACCGAGACTTGATTAAAGTCACTACGCAGGGTGAGAAAATTGGTCGCGTAAATGGTCTTTCTGTATCGATGTACGGGGATTTTGAGTTCGGGTTGCCGCATCAGATTGCCTCAACCGTAGGTGTGGGGCATGGCGGAGTTATTGACCTTGAACGTGATGCAGAGCTGAGCGGTCCGATTCATACCAAGGCGATGATGATTCTTAAAAGTTATCTCATCGGTATGTTTGCTCATAATAAACCTCTGGTATTAACCGGCTCTTTATATTTTGAGCAAGGCTATGCAGGCGTTGAAGGTGATTCTGCATCCGGTGCAGAGCTTGCTGCATTGCTTTCTGCGCTTGCAGAAGTTCCGCTGTCACAGTCATATGCTTTCACTGGTGCTGTATCTCAAAGCGGAGAAATTCTCGCTGTTGGTGGTGTGACACGAAAAATCGAAGGGTACTTTGATATCTGCTCTCGCCGCGGGCTTACTGGACAGCAAGGGGTTATTCTGCCGAAAGATAACGTCGATCAGCTGATGCTTAAGCGTGAGATTGCCGACAAAGTAGACGAAGGGCTTTTCAATATTTACCCTGTGACGCACATCGAAGAAGCGCTTGAGTTGTTAACTGGAATGAAATGCGGCTCCAGACGCAAAGACGGAAGCTTTACGCCTAATTCCTTGTTTGATCTTGTTGATCGACGCCTTAAAGAGCTTGGTCGATTGGCAACGCATGCATACAAGCAGAATAAAAAATAG
- the tkt gene encoding transketolase, translated as MPSRKDLANAVRALSMDAVQKANSGHPGAPMGMADIAEVLWNDFLKHNPSNPAWANRDRFVLSNGHASMLIYSLLHLSGYDLSIEEIKNFRQMGSKTPGHPEYGMTPGVELTTGPLGQGIATAVGMAVAEKALAAHFNRDGFDVVDHFTYVFMGDGCLMEGISHEACSFAGTLGLGKLIAFWDDNGISIDGKVDHWFDEDTAARYEAYGWHVIRDVDGHNPEAIKKAVEEAKAETEKPSLICCRTIIGFGAPHKQGTSATHGAPLGDEEIAATRKEIGWDHPAFEIPADVAEAWDARERGAAAEKEWDGMFASYQIAHPELSKEFIRRMAGDLPESFEDLAQNAIDAANTAAKSAATRKDSPVALNAFGPAMPELLGGSADLTGSVGTKWAQYELLCKEQWNGNYMSYGVREFGMGAMMNGMALHGGIIPYAGTFLVFSDYAKNAIRLSALMGIRTLWVLTHDSIGLGEDGPTHQPVEHLAGLRLIPNCHVWRPCDTVESLEAWKSGIETKNAPSCFSMSRQTLPFMERTEEALSNIKRGGYILRDCEGTPECILIASGSEVGLVAEAYDRLTTAGRKVRVVSMPCTNVFDAQDAEYKESVLPSSVTARVAVEAAAADFWYKYVGLAGRVIGMTSFGESAPAGELFKHFGFTVEHVVEAAEETMR; from the coding sequence ATGCCTTCTCGTAAAGACCTCGCCAACGCAGTCCGCGCTTTAAGCATGGACGCTGTGCAGAAAGCAAATTCTGGCCACCCGGGCGCGCCAATGGGTATGGCAGATATTGCTGAAGTTCTCTGGAACGATTTTCTTAAGCATAACCCGAGCAACCCTGCATGGGCTAACCGTGACCGTTTTGTACTCTCTAACGGACACGCTTCTATGCTCATTTACTCTTTGCTGCACCTCTCCGGTTACGACCTGAGCATCGAAGAGATTAAAAATTTCCGTCAGATGGGTTCAAAAACTCCGGGTCACCCAGAATACGGTATGACTCCGGGGGTTGAGCTTACAACTGGTCCTCTTGGTCAGGGCATCGCTACAGCGGTAGGTATGGCAGTTGCTGAAAAAGCGCTTGCTGCTCACTTTAACCGTGACGGTTTTGATGTTGTTGACCACTTCACCTACGTATTCATGGGTGATGGCTGTTTGATGGAAGGTATTTCCCACGAAGCATGTTCTTTTGCTGGCACATTAGGTCTCGGCAAACTTATCGCATTCTGGGATGACAACGGTATTTCCATCGACGGTAAAGTTGACCACTGGTTCGACGAAGATACCGCAGCACGTTACGAAGCGTATGGCTGGCATGTAATCCGTGATGTGGACGGTCATAATCCCGAAGCAATCAAAAAAGCTGTTGAAGAAGCTAAAGCAGAAACCGAGAAGCCTTCTCTCATCTGCTGCCGTACCATCATCGGCTTCGGTGCTCCACACAAGCAGGGTACTTCTGCTACTCACGGTGCACCACTTGGTGATGAAGAAATTGCAGCTACCCGTAAAGAAATCGGTTGGGATCATCCTGCATTCGAAATCCCTGCTGATGTTGCTGAAGCATGGGACGCGCGCGAGCGTGGTGCAGCTGCAGAAAAAGAATGGGACGGCATGTTTGCAAGCTACCAGATAGCACATCCTGAACTTTCTAAAGAATTTATTCGCCGTATGGCTGGCGATCTTCCAGAATCTTTTGAAGATCTTGCACAGAATGCAATTGATGCAGCTAATACTGCTGCTAAATCTGCTGCAACACGTAAAGATTCTCCGGTTGCTCTTAATGCGTTTGGTCCTGCAATGCCGGAACTGCTTGGTGGTTCCGCAGACCTTACAGGTTCTGTAGGTACTAAATGGGCACAGTACGAGCTGCTCTGCAAAGAACAGTGGAACGGCAACTACATGTCCTACGGTGTTCGTGAATTCGGTATGGGCGCTATGATGAACGGTATGGCACTGCATGGCGGTATCATTCCTTACGCTGGCACCTTCCTCGTATTCTCTGATTATGCTAAAAACGCTATCCGTCTTTCCGCGCTTATGGGCATCCGTACTCTTTGGGTACTGACTCACGATTCCATCGGTCTTGGCGAAGATGGCCCAACTCACCAGCCTGTAGAACATCTTGCTGGTCTGCGTTTGATCCCTAACTGCCACGTATGGCGTCCTTGCGATACTGTCGAATCCCTCGAAGCGTGGAAGTCCGGTATCGAAACCAAGAACGCTCCTTCATGTTTCTCCATGTCCCGTCAGACTCTGCCATTCATGGAACGTACTGAAGAAGCACTTTCCAATATCAAACGTGGTGGTTACATTCTGCGCGATTGTGAAGGCACTCCTGAGTGTATCCTTATCGCTTCCGGTTCTGAAGTTGGTCTTGTTGCAGAAGCATATGATCGTCTTACAACCGCAGGTCGTAAGGTTCGCGTTGTATCCATGCCTTGTACGAACGTATTTGATGCACAGGATGCAGAATACAAAGAAAGCGTACTTCCTTCTTCCGTTACTGCTCGTGTTGCTGTTGAAGCAGCTGCAGCAGACTTCTGGTACAAATATGTTGGACTGGCAGGTCGTGTAATCGGCATGACCAGCTTTGGCGAATCTGCACCAGCTGGCGAACTCTTCAAACACTTCGGTTTCACCGTAGAACATGTTGTAGAAGCTGCTGAAGAAACTATGCGCTAA
- the rpe gene encoding ribulose-phosphate 3-epimerase, whose translation MILSPSLLSSDFGRLAEELQALEQAGLKWVHWDVMDGMFVPNITLGAPIIKRLRKESNLFFDVHLMVQQPERYVDDFVDAGADMVVIHAESTNHIERTIAEIKRKGAKAGVALNPHTPLSVLDYVLDELDMVLIMSVNPGFGGQKFIPFSMRKVAELSAMIKERGLSTLIQVDGGVDPDNTAELVRNGADVLVSGSAFFGFPPYAERLKTFEEIASKA comes from the coding sequence ATGATCCTTTCACCTTCGTTATTGTCTTCTGACTTCGGCAGACTTGCTGAAGAATTGCAGGCACTCGAACAGGCAGGACTTAAATGGGTACACTGGGATGTCATGGACGGCATGTTTGTACCTAATATTACTCTTGGAGCACCTATTATCAAGCGTCTCCGCAAAGAGAGTAATCTCTTTTTTGATGTTCATTTAATGGTTCAGCAGCCAGAGCGTTACGTAGACGACTTTGTGGACGCAGGTGCTGATATGGTTGTTATTCATGCCGAATCAACCAATCACATTGAACGCACCATTGCTGAAATTAAACGCAAGGGCGCTAAAGCAGGTGTAGCACTTAACCCGCACACACCGCTTTCTGTTCTTGATTATGTCCTTGATGAGCTGGATATGGTACTCATTATGAGTGTTAACCCTGGATTCGGTGGACAGAAGTTTATTCCGTTCAGCATGCGCAAAGTTGCAGAACTTTCTGCAATGATTAAAGAACGTGGTCTTTCAACTCTCATTCAGGTTGATGGTGGGGTTGATCCTGATAATACTGCGGAATTGGTACGCAACGGTGCAGATGTACTGGTGTCCGGTTCTGCATTTTTTGGTTTTCCTCCGTACGCGGAACGCTTGAAAACATTTGAAGAAATCGCCAGCAAAGCATAG
- a CDS encoding MerR family transcriptional regulator: MKAKIYRIGEAATLLNLKPYVLRFWETEFKQLIPIRTRKGQRMYSEQNVLLLRTIRHLLYERGLTIEGARKVLGQYEDIYGSITGPDQPGPEIEAFCAGSGENTLHRKEDSAAIDVEEIITELTSLRDMLITGRR, from the coding sequence ATGAAAGCAAAGATATATCGTATTGGAGAGGCTGCTACCCTGCTTAACTTGAAACCGTATGTGTTGCGGTTTTGGGAAACAGAATTCAAACAGCTTATCCCCATACGCACCCGTAAAGGGCAGCGCATGTACTCGGAGCAGAATGTACTTTTGCTGCGGACGATACGACATTTGCTTTACGAACGCGGATTGACTATTGAAGGCGCCCGAAAGGTGCTTGGTCAATATGAAGATATATATGGCTCTATCACCGGTCCGGATCAACCCGGGCCGGAGATAGAAGCTTTTTGCGCGGGGAGCGGTGAGAACACTTTGCATAGAAAAGAGGATTCTGCCGCTATTGATGTTGAGGAGATTATAACCGAACTCACATCGCTTCGTGATATGCTTATAACGGGTCGTCGCTGA
- the pheT gene encoding phenylalanine--tRNA ligase subunit beta, with amino-acid sequence MLLSINWLKEFVPFTGTIQELDDALTMLGLEVEEVIRPFEGIKPMVIGHVVECEKHPEAEKLSVCKVDVGEDEPLNIVCGAPNVRKGLKVAVVKVGSVMPDGTKIKKTKLRGIPSMGMICSERELGLSDEHDGIMELAEDLVPGSNLVEALKLDEEVLDISITPNRADSLSVLGIAREVALAFDLPLTVPEYNLVESGEDCSEEVAIEIADADKCYCYYGRILEGAAIGQSPAWMRYRLVAVGLRPISNIVDVTNYIMMSFGQPLHAFDLDRLEGAKIVVDTAAEGEKFTTLDEQERTLKATDLMIKDGNKSVALAGVMGGANSEIHDGSTRIFLESAVFHPATVRRTARRLALSSDASFRFERGVDQLNCPEAMDRAAAMLADLTGATVRKGICKAEPKPWVAPELQFRPQRCRDLLGVEIDDSFCKATLEKLGCTISGADTENWTVIPPSNRLDYEREVDFIEEVARVYGMDRIEPVLPQVKRTLEARNDDCNEYEFWSLIKAWGCGLGLNEAINYSFVGHDDLDLFNLPKDNRITIMNPLSSEQDAMRTELAPGLLQNLRHNLGHGNTGMRLFELAHIFEADETSDTTVRESGRLSILFYGDRYDSAYPRMASEAEYADIKGCVEHLLAHLHVGTPSFTLVEEHAWMSPAVSVEVSGQKVGVIGRINPVIANAYNAKKDVWFADIDTDALRKLYVAACVKFSSLPVHQSAWNDITVIAPITLNVQAIFDQVAATKLPLLEKMELIDEFVPEASEDAEPTRNLTFRLTFRHSSKTLKDKDVDKERKKVVYSLENALPVRI; translated from the coding sequence ATGCTTTTAAGTATCAACTGGTTGAAAGAGTTTGTTCCGTTTACCGGAACAATTCAGGAACTTGATGACGCGCTGACCATGCTTGGTCTTGAAGTGGAAGAAGTTATTCGTCCATTTGAAGGCATTAAGCCGATGGTTATCGGTCATGTTGTTGAGTGTGAAAAACATCCTGAAGCAGAAAAACTTTCTGTGTGTAAGGTTGATGTCGGCGAAGATGAGCCATTAAACATTGTCTGCGGTGCACCGAACGTTCGTAAAGGGCTGAAGGTTGCTGTAGTTAAAGTTGGCTCTGTAATGCCTGACGGCACTAAGATTAAAAAGACCAAACTTCGCGGTATTCCATCCATGGGTATGATCTGTTCTGAGCGTGAGCTTGGACTTTCAGATGAGCATGATGGAATTATGGAGCTTGCAGAAGACCTCGTACCGGGTTCTAACCTTGTCGAAGCGCTCAAGCTCGATGAGGAAGTGCTGGACATTTCCATCACTCCAAACCGTGCAGATTCCTTGAGCGTTCTTGGTATTGCTCGCGAAGTTGCTTTGGCTTTTGATCTGCCGCTCACAGTGCCTGAATACAATCTTGTTGAGTCCGGCGAAGATTGCTCTGAAGAAGTAGCAATCGAAATTGCCGATGCAGATAAATGTTACTGCTACTACGGTCGTATCCTCGAAGGCGCTGCTATCGGGCAGTCACCAGCGTGGATGCGTTACCGCCTTGTAGCTGTGGGCTTGCGTCCTATCTCTAATATTGTGGACGTAACCAACTATATCATGATGAGCTTTGGTCAGCCTCTCCATGCATTCGATCTTGACCGCCTTGAAGGTGCAAAGATTGTTGTGGATACTGCTGCTGAAGGTGAAAAGTTCACTACTCTTGATGAGCAGGAACGTACCCTGAAAGCAACTGACCTTATGATTAAAGACGGCAACAAAAGCGTTGCGCTTGCTGGTGTGATGGGTGGCGCTAATAGCGAAATCCATGACGGTTCAACACGCATTTTCCTTGAATCTGCTGTGTTCCATCCAGCAACCGTACGTCGTACTGCACGCCGCCTTGCTCTTTCTTCTGATGCATCGTTCCGTTTTGAACGCGGTGTAGATCAGCTGAATTGCCCAGAGGCGATGGATCGCGCAGCAGCAATGCTCGCAGATCTTACAGGTGCTACTGTTCGTAAAGGCATTTGCAAAGCTGAACCGAAACCTTGGGTTGCTCCTGAGCTTCAGTTCCGTCCGCAGCGCTGCCGCGATCTTCTCGGCGTAGAAATTGATGATTCTTTCTGCAAAGCTACTCTTGAGAAACTCGGCTGTACTATTTCCGGTGCAGATACAGAAAACTGGACAGTAATTCCGCCTAGCAACCGTCTTGATTACGAGCGTGAAGTAGACTTTATTGAAGAAGTAGCGCGCGTATACGGCATGGACCGCATCGAACCTGTTCTTCCACAGGTTAAGCGTACTCTTGAAGCACGTAATGATGATTGTAATGAATACGAGTTCTGGTCTCTCATTAAAGCATGGGGCTGCGGTCTCGGTCTTAATGAAGCGATCAACTACTCTTTCGTTGGTCACGATGATCTTGATCTGTTCAATCTGCCGAAAGACAATCGCATTACCATCATGAACCCGCTCTCTTCAGAGCAGGACGCGATGCGTACTGAGCTTGCTCCGGGACTGTTGCAGAACCTTCGTCACAACTTGGGACATGGCAACACAGGTATGCGCTTGTTCGAACTTGCACATATCTTTGAAGCTGATGAAACCAGTGACACTACAGTTCGCGAATCTGGTCGTTTGAGCATTTTGTTCTACGGTGACCGTTATGATTCTGCGTACCCGCGTATGGCTTCTGAAGCAGAATATGCTGACATTAAAGGCTGCGTAGAGCACTTGCTTGCGCACCTGCATGTAGGCACACCAAGCTTTACTCTTGTAGAAGAGCATGCATGGATGTCTCCGGCAGTCAGCGTTGAAGTGAGCGGTCAGAAAGTTGGCGTTATCGGCAGAATCAATCCTGTAATTGCTAACGCCTACAACGCGAAAAAAGATGTTTGGTTTGCAGACATCGATACAGACGCATTGAGAAAATTGTATGTTGCTGCATGCGTTAAATTCTCAAGCCTTCCTGTGCACCAGTCTGCTTGGAACGACATCACTGTAATCGCTCCAATTACATTAAATGTTCAGGCTATCTTCGATCAGGTTGCTGCAACCAAGTTGCCGCTTCTTGAGAAAATGGAACTGATCGACGAGTTCGTACCGGAAGCATCTGAAGATGCTGAGCCTACACGCAATTTGACCTTCCGTCTTACCTTCCGTCATAGTTCTAAGACGTTGAAAGACAAGGATGTGGACAAAGAACGTAAAAAGGTGGTTTACTCTCTCGAAAACGCATTGCCTGTTCGCATCTAA
- the pheS gene encoding phenylalanine--tRNA ligase subunit alpha — protein MSLIHELESLIQELNSGLDQAFSLSVVEDLRVAFLGRKGKLAQIMQRLPELSPEERPEVGKTANIVKNKLTGLLDECKTKLEAAEEADKLAKFDPTMPGRMPWQGSLHPVTKVMTEICDIFKGLGYDIVTGPEVENDFYNFEALNLPPEHPARDMQDTLYVTDNILLRTHTSPMQARTMLKQKPPLAIIAPGKVYRRDSDLTHTPMFHQIEGLLVGEKVSLAELRGTLTAFLQEVFGPETKVRFRPSFFPFTEPSVEVDISCCMCGGDGVVDCKPCRVCKQTGWVEILGCGMVDPEVFKKVGYDPEKYTGFAFGLGVERVAMLKYGIGDLRMFFENDVRFLNQFI, from the coding sequence ATGAGCCTGATTCACGAATTAGAAAGCCTGATTCAGGAGCTTAACAGCGGCCTGGATCAGGCTTTTTCATTAAGCGTAGTGGAAGATTTGCGTGTAGCCTTCTTGGGCCGTAAGGGTAAACTCGCGCAGATCATGCAACGTCTTCCGGAATTATCTCCAGAAGAGCGTCCTGAAGTTGGTAAAACTGCAAACATCGTTAAGAACAAACTTACTGGTCTTCTTGATGAATGCAAAACCAAGCTTGAAGCAGCAGAAGAAGCGGACAAACTTGCTAAGTTTGACCCTACTATGCCGGGACGCATGCCTTGGCAGGGTTCTTTACACCCTGTAACTAAGGTGATGACAGAAATCTGTGACATCTTTAAAGGTCTTGGTTACGACATTGTAACTGGTCCTGAAGTTGAAAACGATTTTTATAACTTTGAAGCGCTCAACCTGCCACCAGAGCATCCAGCGCGTGACATGCAGGATACCCTGTACGTAACAGATAATATTCTTCTGCGTACACACACATCCCCAATGCAGGCACGTACTATGCTCAAGCAGAAGCCGCCGCTTGCTATTATCGCTCCGGGTAAAGTGTACCGTCGAGATTCCGACCTTACACACACACCTATGTTCCATCAGATTGAAGGTCTGCTGGTTGGCGAAAAAGTTAGCCTTGCTGAGCTTCGTGGCACTCTTACTGCTTTCCTTCAGGAAGTGTTTGGACCGGAAACAAAAGTTCGTTTCCGCCCTAGCTTCTTCCCGTTCACAGAGCCTAGCGTAGAAGTAGATATTTCTTGCTGCATGTGTGGTGGTGATGGTGTGGTAGATTGCAAGCCTTGCCGTGTTTGTAAGCAGACAGGCTGGGTAGAAATTCTCGGTTGCGGTATGGTCGATCCAGAAGTGTTCAAGAAAGTTGGCTATGATCCGGAAAAATACACCGGCTTTGCCTTCGGTCTTGGTGTGGAACGTGTTGCAATGCTCAAATATGGCATCGGCGACCTCCGCATGTTCTTCGAGAACGATGTGCGTTTCCTTAACCAGTTCATCTAG
- the rplT gene encoding 50S ribosomal protein L20: MRVKRGLAAHRRHKKYLKMAKGFRGGRSKLYRTAREAVENALVYSYRDRKTKKREFRRLWILRINAGARLNGLSYSKFMHGLALAGIELNRKVLADLAVREKEHFAQLCEIAKAKLS; the protein is encoded by the coding sequence ATGCGAGTCAAGAGAGGCTTGGCGGCTCATCGTCGTCATAAGAAATATTTGAAGATGGCTAAAGGCTTCCGTGGCGGTCGTTCTAAACTGTACCGCACAGCACGCGAAGCTGTAGAAAATGCATTAGTATATTCTTACCGTGACCGTAAGACAAAGAAACGTGAGTTCCGTCGTCTTTGGATTCTGCGTATCAACGCAGGCGCCCGTTTGAACGGTCTCTCCTACAGCAAGTTCATGCACGGCCTGGCCCTGGCTGGCATCGAACTGAACCGTAAGGTCCTTGCTGACCTTGCAGTTCGCGAAAAAGAGCACTTTGCCCAGCTTTGCGAAATCGCAAAAGCTAAGCTGAGCTAA
- the rpmI gene encoding 50S ribosomal protein L35 — MPKIKTRRGAAKRFSLTGTGKFKRRKQNLRHILTKKSAKRKMNLGQSAIVDKSNEKAVRRMLPNA, encoded by the coding sequence ATGCCAAAAATTAAAACCAGACGTGGCGCTGCAAAGCGTTTTTCTTTGACTGGTACCGGCAAGTTCAAACGTCGTAAGCAGAACCTTCGTCACATTCTGACTAAGAAAAGTGCTAAACGTAAAATGAACCTCGGTCAGTCTGCTATTGTTGATAAAAGCAACGAGAAAGCTGTTCGTCGTATGCTTCCAAACGCATAA
- the infC gene encoding translation initiation factor IF-3: MTKRNEQIRAREVRVISETGEQLGILNRNQAIDIAKDKGLDLVEVAANAEPPVCKIMDYGKYKFEQKKKKQEAKKNAAVVQVKEIKVRPKTDEHDYQTKLKHIRRFLEAGDRCKVTVFFRGREIVHKDRGLTILERAMEDTKDIAKVDQMPRSEGRTLHMLLVPTAKK; the protein is encoded by the coding sequence ATGACAAAGCGCAACGAACAGATTCGTGCGCGTGAGGTTCGCGTTATTAGTGAAACAGGTGAACAGCTTGGTATTCTTAACAGAAATCAGGCCATCGACATCGCTAAAGATAAAGGACTCGACCTCGTTGAGGTGGCTGCTAATGCTGAGCCACCTGTCTGCAAGATCATGGACTATGGTAAGTACAAGTTCGAGCAGAAAAAGAAGAAACAGGAAGCAAAGAAAAATGCTGCTGTAGTTCAGGTTAAAGAGATTAAAGTTCGTCCTAAAACTGACGAACATGACTACCAGACCAAACTTAAGCACATTCGTCGTTTCCTCGAAGCCGGTGACCGTTGTAAGGTTACTGTGTTCTTCCGTGGGCGTGAAATCGTTCATAAAGATCGCGGTCTTACAATTCTGGAACGGGCTATGGAGGATACCAAAGATATCGCAAAAGTGGACCAGATGCCACGTTCCGAAGGACGTACCCTGCACATGTTGCTGGTACCGACTGCGAAAAAATAA